GATGGCACGCTAGACATCATCCGCCGCTATGCCGACCGCCTGATCCTGATCTCTGAGCCAGACCGAGGCCAGTCTGACGCGATCAACAAGGGCTGGCGCATGGCCCGTGGGGATATCCTGGCCTGGCTTAACGCTGATGATGTGTACTTTCCGGAGACCGTGGCCACTGCCGTAGGTTATCTGGAGGCACGCCCTGAGGTTGCCTGGGTCTATGGCAGGCAGGAGACATTCGATTCTGACGGAAGGGTCTTCCCGTTTCGCTTCCCGGTGTCGGAGTGGGATTACGACCGGCTGCTCAACGTAGCCCCCTACATCTGCCAACCCACCGTCTTCCTGCGGCGGGAGGTGGTGGAGACCATGGGCTATCTGCGCGAGGACCTGCACTACGTCATGGACTACGAATACTGGCTGCGTATCGGTCGGCGCTACCCTGGCCGCCTGGTTCCTGAAATTCGCGCCGGGGTCAAGCACTATCGGGAGACCAAAACCATGTCTGGCGGGGTAAAGCGCATGGCCGAGCTGGAGGCCATGCGGGCTGAGTACGGCGCAACCGGCTTCCTGACCGGCTACCGTCATGAGTGGGTGGAGAGCTACCTGCGGGAAGCAGCGGTCCGGCTGCGGGCGGGGCAGTGGCGAGCGGCTGGAGCAGCCCTGCGCCAGACCGGACGCTTCCCCGCTGCCATCCCGCGCGGGCTGTTCAAGGCCCTGGTGCGGGTAGCGGTCCCGCCCGCCTGGGAAACCCGCCTGCGCCAGTGGATCCTGCGCCGTCACCGTTACCCCCGTTGAGAGCGGGGCGTTCAGTTAGATTAGATCGGCGGCGGCGCGGCCACCAGTGCCCGATCTTCTTCCGTCAGCTGCCTTCCGGTGATACGCCGGTAATGGGCCCGGAAAATCCTCGCTGTGCGCTCCCACGAAAACAGACGCGCCCGCTCTATCCCCCGTCTGATTAACGTACAGCGCAGCGCTTCATTGACCCACAGACACCGGACCGCAGCGGCGATCTCGGCTGGCTGAGTCGGGTCAAAGAGCAACCCGGCATCTCCCACTAACTCTGGCAGTGAGGTAGCTGTAGATGCCGCAACCGGCACGCCGGCCATAAACGCCTCGCTAACCGGCAGTCCCCAGCTCTCAA
This portion of the Anaerolineae bacterium genome encodes:
- a CDS encoding glycosyltransferase, whose protein sequence is MNPLVTVVTPCFNSAAFIEDTIQSVLGQTYQPIEYIIMDGGSTDGTLDIIRRYADRLILISEPDRGQSDAINKGWRMARGDILAWLNADDVYFPETVATAVGYLEARPEVAWVYGRQETFDSDGRVFPFRFPVSEWDYDRLLNVAPYICQPTVFLRREVVETMGYLREDLHYVMDYEYWLRIGRRYPGRLVPEIRAGVKHYRETKTMSGGVKRMAELEAMRAEYGATGFLTGYRHEWVESYLREAAVRLRAGQWRAAGAALRQTGRFPAAIPRGLFKALVRVAVPPAWETRLRQWILRRHRYPR